One Ascaphus truei isolate aAscTru1 chromosome 9, aAscTru1.hap1, whole genome shotgun sequence genomic region harbors:
- the C9H1orf162 gene encoding transmembrane protein C1orf162 homolog isoform X2, with translation MGRPSSKPLPTTMPTTTISVPSTTDISAPLDSCRYELQVILAFFSGGLLTLLIFILILCVTKLKAKAKGHPKVKTGPSERASSLDDHPMVSAEESITYASLAFDRDSSERRICPTCHTHATVYMKPI, from the exons ATGGGACGTCCTAGCTCGAAACCTTTAC CAACTACGATGCCAACAACAACCATAAGTGTGCCATCCACAACAGACATAAGTGCCCCTTTGGACAGCTGCAG ATATGAACTCCAAGTCATTCTGGCATTTTTCTCTGGAGGGCTTCTGACTCTTCTCATTTTTATCTTAATTCTCTGTGTTACAAAACTAAAAGCGAAAG CCAAAGGTCATCCAAAGGTCAAGACAGGTCCCAGTGAAAGAGCGTCATCTCTAGATGATCATCCCATG GTCTCCGCAGAAGAAAGCATTACGTACGCCAGCTTGGCCTTTGATAGAGACTCGTCTGAGAGGAGGATTTGCCCAACCTGTCACACTCACGCCACAGTCTATATGAAGCCAATTTGA
- the C9H1orf162 gene encoding transmembrane protein C1orf162 homolog isoform X1, translating to MKSARFHAHAATTMPTTTISVPSTTDISAPLDSCRYELQVILAFFSGGLLTLLIFILILCVTKLKAKAKGHPKVKTGPSERASSLDDHPMVSAEESITYASLAFDRDSSERRICPTCHTHATVYMKPI from the exons atgaaatctgcgcgatttcatgcccatgcag CAACTACGATGCCAACAACAACCATAAGTGTGCCATCCACAACAGACATAAGTGCCCCTTTGGACAGCTGCAG ATATGAACTCCAAGTCATTCTGGCATTTTTCTCTGGAGGGCTTCTGACTCTTCTCATTTTTATCTTAATTCTCTGTGTTACAAAACTAAAAGCGAAAG CCAAAGGTCATCCAAAGGTCAAGACAGGTCCCAGTGAAAGAGCGTCATCTCTAGATGATCATCCCATG GTCTCCGCAGAAGAAAGCATTACGTACGCCAGCTTGGCCTTTGATAGAGACTCGTCTGAGAGGAGGATTTGCCCAACCTGTCACACTCACGCCACAGTCTATATGAAGCCAATTTGA